The Paenibacillus sp. MBLB1832 genome has a window encoding:
- a CDS encoding GerAB/ArcD/ProY family transporter: MTRAQVFAFILQTQIGIAVLSFPYDLHKAAGHDGWISVILAGVCVQLVLLAYMMLCRRFPQQNLYELVTPIVGKWIGKLISVIFVAHFAFTTCLILLMEMIFVELWILPYSNPWLIIVANCVVCLYLAKENIRIIARYHALITLLVVVMIALMLTSYRTMDLRYLLPVGQGGLNSILMGVKSSVLSFLGFEVLLVLNSDIRTKGKSLITPILWANSLATLFFLIVVLVCFVNFSSESLDFIPQPVPYYLNGISLPFLERLDLLFLSVWLVKVTATLISYFYCTGKGISHLFNLSDHRKVMYYLVPILCVSGFFWRSESRVQTLEQVTKIESFVILGIPIVLLLLAWVRGKRGQLPV, encoded by the coding sequence ATGACAAGAGCACAAGTCTTCGCTTTTATTTTGCAAACTCAGATTGGCATTGCTGTACTCTCCTTTCCCTATGATTTGCATAAGGCCGCGGGTCACGATGGGTGGATTTCCGTCATCTTGGCGGGCGTGTGCGTTCAACTTGTGCTGCTGGCTTATATGATGTTATGTAGAAGGTTTCCCCAACAAAATCTCTATGAGCTCGTGACGCCTATCGTGGGAAAATGGATCGGAAAGCTGATCTCCGTCATCTTCGTCGCTCACTTCGCTTTTACGACCTGTCTTATTCTACTTATGGAAATGATTTTCGTGGAGTTATGGATATTGCCGTACTCCAATCCGTGGCTGATCATTGTGGCCAATTGTGTGGTGTGCCTCTATTTAGCCAAAGAGAACATCCGAATCATAGCGCGATATCATGCATTGATAACCTTACTTGTGGTTGTGATGATTGCTTTAATGCTAACGAGCTACCGCACAATGGATTTGCGTTATTTGCTGCCTGTCGGACAGGGGGGCTTGAACAGCATCCTGATGGGGGTGAAGAGCTCGGTTCTGTCCTTCCTAGGTTTCGAAGTGCTGCTGGTGCTGAATTCCGATATTCGAACGAAAGGGAAAAGTCTAATTACGCCGATCCTGTGGGCAAATAGCCTGGCAACTTTGTTTTTCTTAATTGTCGTACTCGTCTGTTTCGTCAATTTCAGTTCGGAATCGCTGGATTTCATTCCACAGCCTGTACCGTACTATTTGAACGGAATTTCATTGCCATTCCTAGAGCGGCTGGACCTGCTGTTCCTGTCTGTCTGGCTGGTGAAAGTGACAGCAACACTGATTAGTTACTTTTATTGCACGGGAAAGGGCATCAGCCATTTGTTCAATCTTAGCGATCACCGCAAAGTAATGTACTATCTGGTACCTATCCTCTGTGTATCAGGATTTTTCTGGAGATCAGAGTCCCGCGTACAGACATTGGAACAGGTCACGAAGATCGAAAGCTTCGTCATTCTAGGCATTCCGATTGTACTCTTATTGTTAGCATGGGTAAGGGGAAAAAGGGGGCAATTACCGGTATGA
- a CDS encoding response regulator transcription factor, whose amino-acid sequence MIQVMLVEDEAVIRGGLRKLIEEVFVGFKVSAEAETGKEALTLLKSVIPDLIITDIRMKDMDGLAMIERIREQNIEIPIVILSGYSDFEYAKRALRNRVEDYLLKPIDRGELALCLEKLRSRIRVTTDMKANLDLTDPIEERAVIRRVKELVQSRLHQEVSLQYIAEQVGMNSQYLSGLFKQETGQNFVDYVTASRMNKAKKLLKETNLKIYEIAGLSGYVNAKHFMTVFKQGVGVTPSEYREGM is encoded by the coding sequence ATGATACAAGTGATGCTAGTTGAAGATGAAGCGGTTATCCGAGGCGGTCTCCGCAAGCTGATCGAAGAAGTCTTCGTTGGTTTTAAAGTTTCGGCTGAGGCAGAAACAGGCAAAGAGGCACTCACGCTTCTAAAGTCTGTCATTCCCGATCTCATTATTACGGATATTCGCATGAAGGATATGGACGGCCTTGCGATGATTGAACGCATCCGTGAGCAGAACATTGAAATTCCCATTGTCATTTTAAGTGGATACAGCGATTTTGAGTATGCCAAGAGAGCTTTACGCAACCGGGTTGAAGATTATTTGTTGAAGCCGATTGACCGCGGAGAGCTGGCTTTATGCTTGGAGAAACTGAGAAGTCGTATAAGAGTTACGACGGATATGAAGGCGAATTTGGACCTCACAGATCCAATCGAGGAACGGGCTGTCATCCGTAGAGTAAAAGAGTTGGTTCAATCACGGCTTCATCAAGAAGTATCTTTGCAATATATAGCCGAGCAAGTAGGTATGAATTCGCAATACTTATCGGGACTCTTCAAGCAAGAGACGGGACAAAATTTTGTTGATTATGTAACGGCATCACGTATGAATAAGGCGAAGAAGTTATTAAAAGAGACAAACTTAAAAATTTATGAAATCGCAGGTTTATCCGGCTATGTGAATGCCAAGCATTTTATGACGGTATTCAAGCAAGGTGTTGGTGTGACGCCAAGTGAATATAGGGAGGGCATGTGA
- a CDS encoding spore germination protein: MGQKQDTIGFATELETNIRLLNEHFNASDDVGIRAFHFHGMKGSLLYLITVTDKDKLQTDILKPLLQAKDGRLEGQQEGQLEDILPILDLERVTDLPTAAAGMLQGRCAILLDGRAELLMADASSSVVHSIAESKNEQTIRGSHEGFNDDASVNAQLIHRRLKNANLTERHFTLGSSSPTRVTLLYMCDLADMTIVNEIIANLLTNQAQFIKSPGQILERLESSHFSLFPQMLFSERPDSTAAHLMEGRIVLLIDGSAFATILPVTFFMFFQAADDFNVRWWNGTFFRFLRLISVVIGIALPSVYIAIVSNHFDILPIDLVFSLKASLENIPFNPLMEAMFMITVLELLREAAIRLPKSIASTLSIVGGLVIGSEVVNANLVSTTMIVVISLTAVASFSVPSHEMRLAIRLISFPIMIASALLGFVGIAFSFSLLFMHLSKLESFGVPYFYPFMPFKPSRILTALIQLPKRIFGGKASKRRLS; this comes from the coding sequence ATGGGGCAAAAGCAGGATACAATTGGATTCGCAACTGAACTAGAAACGAATATCCGCCTGCTCAACGAACACTTCAACGCCTCCGACGATGTGGGAATCAGAGCGTTTCATTTCCATGGGATGAAAGGAAGCCTCCTGTATCTGATAACGGTGACGGACAAAGATAAGCTGCAAACCGATATTCTAAAGCCGCTGCTGCAAGCTAAGGATGGCCGGCTGGAAGGCCAGCAGGAAGGCCAACTGGAGGACATCCTGCCGATTTTGGATTTGGAGCGGGTAACCGATCTGCCTACGGCAGCCGCTGGCATGCTGCAAGGACGATGTGCCATTCTGCTCGATGGACGAGCCGAATTACTCATGGCGGACGCTAGCTCGAGCGTGGTGCACAGCATCGCTGAATCGAAGAACGAACAAACGATCCGTGGATCGCATGAGGGCTTCAACGATGACGCGAGCGTCAATGCGCAGTTGATTCATCGGCGATTGAAGAATGCGAATCTGACCGAGAGGCATTTCACCCTAGGTTCTTCGAGTCCAACGCGTGTGACCTTGCTCTATATGTGTGATCTCGCGGATATGACCATCGTCAATGAGATCATTGCCAATTTGCTAACGAATCAAGCTCAATTTATTAAATCGCCTGGTCAAATCTTGGAACGGCTGGAGAGCAGCCATTTCTCTCTGTTCCCGCAAATGCTATTCAGTGAACGGCCCGACAGTACAGCGGCTCACTTAATGGAAGGGCGAATCGTGCTTCTGATCGATGGCAGTGCCTTTGCAACGATCCTGCCTGTCACGTTTTTTATGTTTTTTCAAGCGGCCGACGATTTTAACGTTAGATGGTGGAATGGCACCTTTTTCCGCTTCCTGCGGCTAATTAGTGTCGTGATTGGTATCGCCCTGCCATCCGTCTATATCGCCATCGTTTCGAATCATTTTGATATTCTGCCAATTGACTTGGTCTTTTCCTTGAAAGCGTCTTTGGAAAATATTCCGTTCAATCCGTTGATGGAAGCCATGTTCATGATTACGGTGCTGGAACTGCTCAGAGAAGCGGCGATTCGCTTGCCCAAATCGATTGCATCAACCCTGTCTATTGTCGGCGGTTTGGTCATCGGCAGTGAAGTGGTGAATGCTAATCTCGTGTCCACCACGATGATCGTTGTCATTTCGTTGACGGCTGTCGCTTCGTTCAGCGTGCCCTCCCATGAGATGCGACTGGCGATTCGGCTCATTTCCTTTCCAATCATGATCGCCTCCGCACTGCTGGGTTTTGTGGGGATTGCTTTCAGCTTTAGCCTGCTATTCATGCATCTAAGTAAGCTCGAATCGTTTGGTGTACCTTACTTTTATCCGTTCATGCCCTTTAAACCTAGTCGGATATTGACGGCACTTATTCAGCTTCCGAAGCGAATCTTCGGCGGGAAGGCTTCGAAACGGAGGTTATCATGA
- a CDS encoding carbohydrate ABC transporter permease — protein sequence MTQHLSMPIEAADRAVANRRKRSAAQRSEMWYAYLFILPMVIGYIAFLLGPIITSFYMSLTDWSLVKESTFIGLANYRKLMFHDPVFWDTAWNTLYFTICLVPLNIMMTLGLALLMQKAIPGISFFRTAIFTPVVTSIVVWAVVWKYILATDNGVLNIVLRMFGIEGHAWLYDMKLAIPVIVVVTLLKGLGMNMVIFIAALQDVPKMYYEAARIDGSSPWQTFRNVTLPLISPSIFLVTIITMIGSLKVFGQIFVMTDGGPGTSTYVFVYYIYQQAYKIFQFGYASSIAFVLFFIILALTILQWFGRKKWVHYED from the coding sequence TTGACTCAACATTTAAGCATGCCGATTGAAGCAGCAGATCGAGCAGTAGCAAATAGGAGAAAAAGAAGTGCTGCTCAACGCTCAGAGATGTGGTACGCCTACTTATTTATTCTGCCGATGGTAATTGGCTATATAGCCTTCCTACTTGGGCCGATCATCACGAGCTTTTATATGAGCCTAACCGATTGGTCACTCGTGAAGGAATCGACTTTCATCGGACTGGCAAATTACCGAAAACTGATGTTTCATGACCCCGTTTTCTGGGACACGGCCTGGAACACGCTTTATTTTACCATTTGCTTAGTTCCGCTAAACATTATGATGACGCTGGGATTGGCACTGCTCATGCAGAAAGCGATTCCAGGTATAAGTTTCTTTCGTACAGCCATTTTCACGCCAGTTGTTACCTCCATTGTGGTCTGGGCTGTTGTCTGGAAATATATCTTGGCGACCGATAATGGCGTATTGAATATTGTCTTAAGAATGTTTGGCATAGAGGGACACGCGTGGCTATATGACATGAAATTGGCCATTCCTGTCATTGTGGTAGTTACACTGCTCAAAGGACTTGGAATGAACATGGTTATTTTTATCGCTGCACTGCAAGATGTGCCCAAAATGTACTATGAAGCGGCTAGAATAGATGGATCTTCGCCGTGGCAAACGTTCCGAAATGTGACCCTGCCATTGATTTCTCCATCTATATTCCTTGTTACCATCATTACAATGATCGGCTCGTTGAAGGTATTTGGCCAGATTTTTGTCATGACGGATGGAGGACCTGGTACGAGTACGTATGTGTTTGTCTATTATATTTACCAGCAAGCCTACAAAATTTTTCAATTTGGTTATGCCTCGTCTATAGCCTTCGTCTTATTTTTCATCATTCTGGCGCTGACCATTCTACAATGGTTTGGTCGGAAGAAGTGGGTGCATTATGAAGATTAA
- a CDS encoding carbohydrate ABC transporter permease has product MFNSLYIGVLVTAGTCLFASLAGYAFAKLNFPFKNVIFLMLLSSMMIPTEVTSIPLFTWLSKLNLVDTHFPLIFPPMLGAGGMFGVFLCRQFFITIPNELDEAAKIDGCTPLRTFRTIMLPLATPTLATLTIFTFLHSWNEFFEPLVYLNTSKLYTIPLALSLFTNEAGTAWHLVMAAAVVSTLPLLMVFFFAQKKFIEGVALTGLK; this is encoded by the coding sequence ATGTTTAATAGTTTATATATCGGTGTGCTTGTTACAGCGGGTACTTGCCTATTCGCATCACTTGCAGGGTATGCTTTTGCTAAGCTCAACTTCCCATTTAAGAACGTTATCTTTCTCATGCTCTTGAGCTCTATGATGATTCCAACGGAAGTGACGTCAATCCCACTGTTTACGTGGTTATCGAAGTTGAATCTGGTGGATACGCATTTCCCGTTAATCTTCCCACCGATGCTTGGCGCAGGCGGTATGTTTGGTGTCTTTCTATGCCGCCAATTTTTCATCACGATTCCAAATGAACTCGACGAAGCGGCCAAGATTGACGGCTGCACGCCACTTCGTACGTTTCGAACGATTATGTTGCCGCTTGCTACACCTACTTTAGCTACATTAACCATTTTTACATTCCTGCACAGTTGGAATGAATTCTTTGAGCCGCTTGTTTATTTGAACACGAGTAAGCTATATACGATTCCTCTAGCCTTATCGTTGTTCACGAACGAAGCCGGTACAGCTTGGCATCTTGTCATGGCTGCTGCCGTTGTATCAACGTTACCATTGCTCATGGTCTTCTTTTTTGCACAGAAGAAATTCATCGAAGGAGTGGCGCTAACAGGATTGAAGTAA
- a CDS encoding Ger(x)C family spore germination protein has translation MRSAMLIIVVVLLLTGCNYHNDLKNLQLIYATAIDVNEKNDIVTTVTIQTPGGKERSTPVHEVLSDSGPTLQESLYKKIGLQIAGPIGVSKNQVLLIGEKLAKKDLADILDSTFRNSNDPMLAKVAIVRGKAGELIRLDRIGSATAGEYLRKIIMSARYETIIPSLSLHALYPLLHDKGRDPVIPLLRKEEDKAVVDGVGLIHKRKYTGYSLTPEQSTLLILMYGRKDKVCVITRKVEEDSMQKDDPSQYLSLNITNLKRDKRVWIDEEGRVQIQLDLKMKGSVVEFAHDNLSDKKQVAALSQRFSDILTEEGHATCRLLQKANSDALSIGRDIMAYYPDAWAKMDWDTAYPNANFHVSMNVEIISHGIIN, from the coding sequence ATGAGATCCGCTATGCTGATTATCGTTGTCGTACTGCTTCTTACAGGGTGCAACTACCATAATGATCTCAAAAATCTACAGCTGATTTACGCCACCGCGATTGATGTAAACGAGAAAAATGATATCGTTACAACCGTTACGATTCAAACGCCAGGCGGTAAAGAAAGAAGCACACCTGTGCATGAGGTACTGTCAGATTCAGGCCCAACGCTTCAAGAATCGTTATACAAGAAGATCGGTTTACAGATCGCGGGCCCTATTGGCGTCTCGAAAAACCAAGTCTTGCTCATCGGCGAAAAGCTAGCGAAGAAAGATTTGGCGGATATTCTCGACTCCACATTTCGGAACTCCAACGATCCCATGCTCGCCAAAGTGGCGATCGTCCGTGGGAAAGCGGGCGAATTAATTCGCCTCGACCGTATTGGTTCCGCAACGGCAGGCGAATATTTACGGAAAATTATTATGAGTGCCCGTTATGAAACGATTATCCCTTCCTTGTCGTTACACGCACTTTATCCGTTATTGCACGATAAGGGGAGGGATCCTGTGATTCCGCTGCTTCGGAAAGAAGAGGATAAAGCCGTAGTTGATGGCGTAGGTCTCATCCATAAACGCAAATATACAGGCTATTCATTAACGCCAGAACAATCCACACTATTAATTCTGATGTATGGAAGGAAAGACAAAGTCTGTGTGATCACACGGAAAGTGGAGGAGGATTCTATGCAGAAAGACGATCCTTCCCAGTACTTGTCGTTGAATATTACGAACTTAAAACGTGATAAGCGGGTATGGATTGACGAAGAGGGACGCGTTCAAATTCAACTTGATTTGAAGATGAAAGGGTCTGTCGTGGAATTCGCACACGATAATCTTTCAGATAAGAAGCAGGTGGCGGCGTTGAGCCAGCGGTTCTCAGACATTCTGACAGAAGAAGGGCATGCGACGTGCAGGCTTTTGCAAAAGGCGAATTCCGATGCCTTGAGCATCGGGCGGGACATCATGGCTTACTATCCAGATGCGTGGGCGAAAATGGATTGGGACACCGCGTATCCGAATGCGAACTTTCATGTTTCCATGAATGTGGAAATCATTTCCCATGGGATCATTAACTAG
- a CDS encoding helix-turn-helix transcriptional regulator: MIKLRSVFVDEPDPHWHKLKSPIPGHILFLVIQGSFTYIIGNETYRLMKGDILYMPYGVVREGIQMDGELHQKYTILFDLHPNQNLPILMQHQTVHIKTNNFEYLKQRFSILVQQWLGRLPYFQMMCEVIAQELLIAVNRESDVARYPSKKKAHVQILQKYIADHYRQHLGIEELANTIQRTPNYVTTIFKEVMGMSPVAYLHQVRISAAKELLLHTKMSVGEVADYLGFYDTSHFHRVFRKHTGQPPSTLLVELT; this comes from the coding sequence ATGATCAAGCTAAGGTCTGTTTTTGTTGATGAACCGGATCCTCACTGGCATAAGTTAAAGTCGCCGATACCCGGTCATATTCTATTTCTTGTCATTCAGGGTTCGTTTACTTATATCATAGGCAATGAAACCTATCGCTTAATGAAAGGTGATATTCTCTACATGCCTTATGGGGTTGTTCGCGAAGGGATTCAAATGGATGGTGAGTTGCATCAGAAATATACGATACTGTTTGATCTACATCCTAATCAAAATCTTCCCATTCTGATGCAGCATCAGACCGTACATATTAAAACCAATAACTTTGAATACCTCAAGCAGCGATTTTCAATTTTGGTCCAGCAGTGGCTCGGGCGCCTCCCCTATTTCCAGATGATGTGCGAAGTCATCGCTCAAGAACTGCTGATTGCGGTAAATCGAGAAAGTGATGTGGCCCGTTATCCATCTAAGAAAAAGGCGCATGTACAGATTTTACAGAAGTACATCGCGGATCATTATCGCCAACATCTAGGCATTGAAGAATTAGCTAATACGATTCAACGGACACCTAATTATGTAACAACCATTTTCAAGGAAGTGATGGGGATGTCTCCTGTTGCTTATTTGCATCAAGTACGCATTTCTGCCGCTAAGGAGCTGCTGCTGCATACGAAGATGTCGGTTGGAGAGGTAGCGGACTATCTTGGTTTTTATGATACATCACATTTTCATCGTGTGTTTCGCAAACATACGGGACAACCTCCATCAACACTTTTAGTAGAGCTGACTTAA
- a CDS encoding cache domain-containing sensor histidine kinase, whose translation MRNERWFLPLRAKFIILLVILIMVPFGISGGMTYTKYSADVRQNAITYSQQTVDQIRMNLDRYVKEMERLTLSPLYDTSVLSILSAHGSGGRESSYITSDEDLKMNLYLSSMAFDRSEIESFLVFTEDGALFSTAAPNVRNYWRQTERDWMDIVDRNDGGLTILPAHQVGYYTNGQRDVISMARAIREPYTLRKLGYIKVDLNMDRFLDIFSAVDFGPDSVLTIRDRNGKIFYPIQEPEAARDIGKFVVSATKSDYTKMTVEAQIPVAPLQRQANELSQYTLFVSVVAIIAAILIAILAADRLVKPIRYLQRKMRQVQQGDFNVRAEVTTYDEIGHLTEGFNHMVIDIERLVKEVYETKWRERDAELAALQSQLNPHFMYNTLETINMLAIQEGTQQISGVATNLGRLLRYTVDKRQVRVTLEDELRFVEAYLEIQSLREGHRLRTELHVDTSFSSALVPKLILQPLVENAIEHAMGSDVVTVRVQATVDGDDLLLIVEDNGRGMEETKLQALYKRMTQSKDSNGDTGYGSPRFGGNNHGYALRNLHQRLQLLYGEQYGVSMTSTAGAGARFQLRMPFEWEEQHDTSDAS comes from the coding sequence ATGAGAAACGAACGATGGTTCTTACCTCTACGCGCTAAATTTATCATTTTGTTAGTGATCTTAATTATGGTCCCTTTCGGAATAAGCGGAGGGATGACGTATACGAAGTATTCTGCTGACGTCCGTCAGAATGCCATTACATATTCGCAGCAGACAGTGGACCAGATCCGCATGAATTTAGATCGTTATGTGAAAGAGATGGAGCGTCTGACGTTGTCACCCTTGTACGATACAAGTGTTCTCAGTATTCTGAGCGCACATGGCAGTGGGGGGAGGGAGAGCAGCTACATTACCTCGGATGAGGATCTCAAAATGAATCTCTACTTGTCTTCTATGGCTTTCGACCGTTCAGAGATCGAGAGCTTTCTTGTCTTCACCGAAGACGGGGCTTTATTTAGTACAGCAGCCCCTAATGTTCGTAATTATTGGAGGCAAACGGAACGGGATTGGATGGATATCGTTGATCGTAATGATGGAGGACTTACAATCTTGCCAGCCCATCAAGTGGGGTACTACACCAATGGGCAACGAGATGTTATTTCAATGGCTCGCGCCATTCGAGAGCCTTATACCTTGCGAAAGCTGGGTTATATCAAAGTGGACTTAAATATGGATCGGTTCTTAGATATTTTCTCCGCAGTCGATTTTGGACCTGATAGCGTTCTGACCATTCGTGACAGGAATGGCAAAATTTTTTACCCGATTCAGGAGCCGGAGGCTGCCCGTGATATAGGTAAGTTTGTTGTCTCGGCTACCAAGTCTGACTATACGAAAATGACGGTCGAAGCTCAAATTCCTGTGGCTCCCCTCCAGCGTCAAGCGAATGAGTTGTCCCAGTATACCTTATTCGTATCTGTTGTCGCTATTATAGCGGCCATCCTAATTGCGATTCTCGCTGCGGATCGACTTGTGAAGCCAATTCGTTATTTGCAGCGAAAAATGCGGCAAGTACAACAAGGGGACTTCAACGTTAGAGCTGAGGTAACAACGTATGACGAGATTGGTCATTTGACGGAAGGGTTCAACCACATGGTCATTGATATTGAAAGGCTCGTCAAGGAAGTATATGAGACCAAATGGAGAGAGCGTGATGCTGAACTTGCGGCTTTGCAAAGCCAACTGAATCCACATTTTATGTACAATACGTTAGAGACCATTAACATGTTGGCTATTCAAGAAGGGACACAGCAAATATCTGGCGTGGCAACGAATCTAGGGAGGCTGCTTCGTTACACGGTAGATAAACGACAAGTACGGGTGACACTGGAGGATGAGTTGAGGTTTGTCGAAGCCTACCTTGAAATTCAATCTCTCAGGGAAGGACATAGACTGCGAACAGAACTGCATGTAGATACTTCCTTCTCATCAGCGTTGGTACCTAAATTAATCTTACAACCGCTGGTGGAGAATGCGATTGAACACGCCATGGGTTCGGATGTGGTTACAGTTCGCGTACAAGCGACCGTGGATGGAGATGATCTTCTTCTCATCGTGGAGGATAATGGCCGAGGCATGGAAGAGACTAAATTACAAGCTCTGTATAAACGTATGACGCAGAGCAAGGACAGCAATGGAGACACAGGATATGGCAGCCCTCGATTTGGCGGCAATAATCACGGCTATGCCTTACGAAATTTACATCAACGACTTCAATTGTTATACGGGGAGCAGTATGGAGTTAGTATGACTTCAACCGCAGGAGCAGGTGCTAGATTCCAGCTGCGTATGCCATTTGAATGGGAGGAACAACATGATACAAGTGATGCTAGTTGA
- a CDS encoding LamG domain-containing protein yields MKRIIVDHPQLVAFWDFQEEPGQERVSQGPKAHALQEGAGEVARDEDGVFGPYSARLDEGKWFFIPRMACPELNIAGPQAQVTIAAWVKRGQKSNTQCEFVAGMWNETNKKRQYGLFLNLYIWESSEQVCGHVSSIGGPTPGHRWCMDASIGSHAVPRGEWQFVAFTYDGEYARSYLNGILDEREGRNPYPYPGGLYDGGEDGADFTVGAVDRLHEIGNYFVGSFGGLAIYNKALSANELSELYAATLV; encoded by the coding sequence ATGAAGCGAATCATTGTGGACCATCCGCAACTTGTTGCGTTTTGGGATTTTCAGGAGGAGCCAGGCCAGGAGCGGGTTTCTCAGGGACCTAAAGCGCATGCTTTACAAGAGGGTGCTGGAGAGGTTGCGCGTGATGAAGACGGCGTCTTTGGCCCGTATTCCGCACGACTTGATGAGGGGAAGTGGTTCTTTATTCCTCGAATGGCATGCCCTGAATTAAATATAGCTGGACCACAAGCCCAAGTTACCATAGCTGCATGGGTGAAGCGAGGTCAAAAATCGAATACGCAGTGCGAGTTTGTGGCAGGAATGTGGAATGAAACCAACAAGAAAAGACAGTATGGTTTATTCCTTAATCTCTATATTTGGGAAAGCTCAGAGCAGGTTTGCGGGCATGTCTCATCAATAGGTGGTCCAACACCAGGACATCGTTGGTGCATGGATGCATCGATTGGAAGTCATGCTGTTCCAAGGGGGGAGTGGCAGTTTGTGGCCTTCACTTACGACGGAGAGTATGCACGCTCCTACCTAAACGGTATCCTGGATGAACGTGAAGGCCGAAATCCGTACCCGTATCCAGGAGGATTGTATGATGGTGGAGAGGATGGCGCTGATTTTACGGTTGGAGCCGTAGATCGGCTTCACGAGATTGGCAATTATTTTGTAGGCAGCTTTGGAGGGTTAGCCATTTATAACAAGGCATTATCGGCTAATGAGCTATCAGAACTTTATGCTGCCACTTTGGTATAG
- a CDS encoding ABC transporter substrate-binding protein, giving the protein MRKHITLLATLSISLASLLSACGSTDSKASPSPSAVPTTSQKAAEPAKPMTLKLSLWGDDTRKKLYEEYGKKFTALHPNINVEIMLIPSAEYQQKMSILLASKQGPDVAWFTERAYPQFLGADQLLDLSEIKNDANYNFNDMLPGTFDLLKKGDKVYGVPFAIGPKVLFFNKTLFKEKGLKTPLELSQEGKWDYPTMVSTAKALTDSSKGIYGLNLFESGGWKAWVDALVETFWGFGAELFNQEGTKFLLNSPQGEQVMQMYYDMLYKDQSHLKPGDQTTFDTGKVAMVREVYSYSAKARNIKDFEWDIAPMPTPPIKDAPAAVGMAGYSVIKSTEHPKEALELLKYFTSADVEKELTQFYLPNRKSVLESDAILGVGKPSKEAIKTALISPFSKTLRFQPSHPNWQQIDVKMQTLFDFLYSKTATPKQVLEKMEQDITPLLK; this is encoded by the coding sequence ATGCGTAAACATATTACGCTGCTAGCAACACTTTCCATTTCACTCGCATCTTTATTGAGTGCCTGTGGTTCGACTGATTCCAAAGCTTCGCCTTCGCCTTCGGCTGTACCAACAACAAGCCAGAAGGCTGCCGAGCCAGCTAAACCGATGACGCTTAAACTTAGTTTGTGGGGCGATGACACACGTAAGAAGCTGTATGAGGAGTATGGTAAGAAATTCACAGCCTTACATCCGAACATCAATGTAGAAATTATGCTCATTCCATCAGCCGAGTATCAGCAGAAGATGTCGATTCTTCTTGCTTCCAAACAAGGGCCAGATGTAGCCTGGTTTACGGAGCGGGCTTACCCGCAATTTTTGGGAGCCGACCAGCTTTTGGACTTATCGGAGATTAAAAATGACGCTAACTACAACTTCAATGATATGTTACCGGGTACGTTCGACCTCTTGAAGAAAGGCGACAAAGTCTATGGCGTTCCCTTTGCAATCGGGCCTAAAGTACTCTTCTTCAACAAGACATTGTTCAAGGAAAAAGGCTTGAAAACACCTTTAGAATTGTCACAAGAAGGCAAGTGGGATTATCCGACAATGGTTAGCACAGCGAAGGCGTTGACTGATTCTTCCAAAGGTATATATGGGCTGAACTTATTCGAGAGTGGTGGCTGGAAAGCATGGGTTGATGCATTAGTTGAGACGTTCTGGGGCTTCGGGGCTGAGTTATTCAATCAAGAAGGCACTAAATTTTTGTTGAATTCGCCTCAGGGTGAACAAGTCATGCAAATGTACTATGACATGCTCTATAAGGATCAGTCACACCTGAAGCCGGGTGATCAAACAACGTTCGACACGGGTAAAGTAGCCATGGTTCGTGAGGTCTACAGTTACTCGGCGAAAGCCCGCAACATCAAGGACTTTGAGTGGGATATTGCACCCATGCCAACGCCTCCGATTAAGGATGCTCCTGCAGCAGTCGGGATGGCTGGATATTCAGTTATTAAGTCGACTGAACATCCAAAGGAAGCACTTGAACTGCTTAAGTATTTCACAAGTGCAGATGTTGAAAAAGAGCTCACGCAGTTCTACCTGCCGAACCGTAAGTCAGTACTTGAATCGGATGCCATCCTAGGCGTTGGCAAGCCATCGAAAGAAGCGATTAAAACTGCGTTAATCTCACCTTTCTCCAAAACGCTGCGCTTCCAGCCGAGCCATCCAAACTGGCAGCAAATTGATGTGAAAATGCAGACATTATTTGATTTCTTATATTCGAAGACGGCTACACCCAAACAAGTGTTGGAAAAAATGGAGCAGGATATAACTCCGCTCTTAAAGTAA